Proteins found in one Zea mays cultivar B73 chromosome 1, Zm-B73-REFERENCE-NAM-5.0, whole genome shotgun sequence genomic segment:
- the LOC103643143 gene encoding G-type lectin S-receptor-like serine/threonine-protein kinase At2g19130 yields MSLAAAVATALAVLAYSCTAADPDTVSARRPLRGNGTVVSAQGKFELGLFSPGASGRFYLGIWYKNVPVQTVIWVANRASPLSSAASAELRVSPDDGNLELVGLIQNSASPAVAWSSNMSLSPSTSPSPSPGSNIAVMRDDGNLVLLGGDDSSTVLWQSFDHPTDTLVPYAWLGENKVTGEYQTLTSWRDAEDPAPGMFTDTVDRNGSSEFFLLWNGSRAYWRSGVWTGSVFANLPEAVNNVLFNQTYVDTPAYRRVTSVLYDNATITRMVLDLTGQTKQYIWVPGSQSWQFFWAAPTVQCDVYSLCGAFGVCSRRSQPPCQCPRGFAPAAERDWGLSDWSAGCQRSAPLLCGGNGRPTDDGFLELPDMKLPDDPLAVSVRTRAECESACLNNCSCQAYAFSGDGSCAVWNDGFRNLEQLYADAGNSSAATLYLRLPESELHGAKRKSRRLWLVLGIILACLAALGASALVAWVLLSRRKRRRSEMADQLKGSSLQVYSCGDLRAATKNFSEMLGGGGFGTVYRGVLNGGTEVAVKKLEGLRQGDKQFRTEVSTLGLIKHVNLVQLLGFCSSGDEKMLVYEYMRNGSLDAYLFGGSGRQRPSWRDRCGIMVGIARGLAYLHEGCRECIIHCDVKPENILLDGDLCPKIADFGMAKLVGRDFSRVLTTMRGTIGYLAPEWISGLPISAKADVYSFGMLLFELISGRRNADAGHGSDADEGDAGGQQRPPSTFFPVWAASRVVAGDMAAVADPRLRGDVVEGELERACRVACWCIQDQEAHRPAMAQVVQALEGVVDVQMPPVPRVLQHLATMT; encoded by the coding sequence ATGTCACTAGCCGCCGCCGTCGCCACCGCTCTCGCCGTTCTCGCGTACAGCTGCACGGCAGCCGATCCAGACACCGTCTCCGCGCGGCGACCGCTACGGGGCAACGGCACGGTGGTCTCGGCGCAGGGCAAGTTCGAGCTGGGCCTCTTCAGCCCCGGCGCCTCCGGCCGGTTCTACCTCGGCATCTGGTACAAGAACGTCCCCGTGCAGACCGTCATCTGGGTCGCCAACCGCGCCAGCCCCCTCTCTAGCGCCGCCTCCGCCGAGCTCCGGGTGTCCCCCGACGACGGCAACCTCGAGCTCGTCGGGCTCATCCAGAACTCCGCCTCGCCGGCCGTCGCGTGGTCGTCCAACATGTCGCTGTCGCCGTcgacgtcgccgtcgccgtcgccggggTCGAACATCGCGGTGATGCGCGACGACGGGAACCTGGTGCTCCTGGGCGGGGACGACTCCTCAACCGTGCTGTGGCAGAGCTTCGACCACCCGACGGACACGCTGGTGCCGTACGCGTGGCTCGGGGAGAACAAGGTGACGGGCGAATACCAGACGCTCACGTCGTGGCGCGACGCCGAGGACCCGGCCCCGGGGATGTTCACGGACACGGTGGACCGCAACGGCAGCAGCGAGTTCTTCCTCCTCTGGAACGGCTCCCGCGCCTACTGGCGCAGCGGCGTCTGGACGGGCAGCGTCTTCGCCAACCTCCCCGAGGCCGTCAACAACGTGCTCTTCAACCAGACGTACGTCGACACGCCGGCGTACCGCCGCGTCACCAGCGTGCTCTACGACAACGCCACCATCACGCGCATGGTGCTCGACCTCACCGGCCAGACCAAGCAGTACATCTGGGTCCCCGGCAGCCAGAGCTGGCAGTTCTTCTGGGCCGCGCCCACCGTCCAGTGCGACGTCTACTCGCTGTGCGGCGCCTTTGGGGTCTGTAGCCGGAGAAGCCAGCCGCCGTGCCAGTGCCCGCGTGGGTTCGCTCCGGCGGCGGAGCGTGACTGGGGGCTCAGCGACTGGAGCGCTGGCTGCCAACGAAGCGCGCCTCTGCTCTGCGGAGGGAACGGTCGGCCAACGGACGACGGCTTCCTGGAGCTGCCGGACATGAAGCTCCCGGATGATCCGCTCGCCGTGAGCGTGCGGACCAGAGCAGAGTGCGAGTCAGCCTGCTTAAACAACTGCTCCTGCCAGGCGTACGCCTTCTCCGGCGACGGTAGCTGCGCCGTCTGGAACGACGGCTTCCGCAACCTCGAGCAGCTGTATGCTGATGCCGGcaactcctccgcggcaaccctgtACCTCCGGCTGCCGGAGTCTGAGCTACACGGTGCAAAGAGGAAGAGCAGGAGGCTGTGGCTTGTTCTTGGGATCATTTTAGCCTGTCTTGCAGCGTTGGGCGCATCGGCACTGGTCGCATGGGTGCTTCTATCCAGGAGGAAACGACGACGGTCAGAAATGGCGGATCAATTAAAGGGCTCCTCGCTGCAGGTCTACAGCTGCGGCGACCTCCGCGCCGCCACGAAGAACTTCTCGGAGATGCTGGGCGGCGGAGGCTTCGGCACGGTGTACCGCGGCGTCTTGAACGGTGGCACCGAGGTGGCCGTCAAGAAGCTGGAGGGGCTCCGGCAGGGTGACAAGCAGTTCCGGACGGAGGTGAGCACGCTGGGGCTCATCAAGCACGTCAACCTCGTCCAGCTCCTCGGCTTCTGCTCCTCCGGCGACGAGAAGATGCTCGTGTACGAGTACATGCGCAACGGCTCGCTGGACGCCTACCTCTTCGGCGGCAGCGGACGGCAGCGGCCGAGCTGGCGCGACCGCTGCGGCATCATGGTCGGCATCGCCAGGGGGCTGGCCTACCTGCACGAGGGCTGCCGCGAGTGCATCATCCACTGCGACGTGAAGCCCGAGAACATACTGCTCGATGGGGACCTGTGCCCCAAGATCGCCGACTTCGGGATGGCGAAGCTCGTGGGTAGGGACTTCAGCCGTGTGCTGACCACGATGCGGGGCACCATTGGGTACCTCGCGCCGGAGTGGATCTCCGGGCTGCCCATCAGCGCCAAGGCCGACGTGTACAGCTTCGGGATGCTGCTCTTCGAGCTCATCTCGGGGCGCCGCAATGCCGACGCGGGCCACGGCAGCGACGCGGATGAAGGGGATGCAGGCGGTCAGCAGCGTCCGCCGTCCACGTTCTTCCCGGTCTGGGCAGCATCCAGGGTCGTGGCAGGGGACATGGCCGCGGTGGCGGACCCGCGGCTGCGCGGCGATGTGGTCGAGGGGGAGCTGGAGCGCGCCTGCAGAGTGGCGTGCTGGTGCATTCAGGACCAGGAGGCGCACCGGCCAGCCATGGCGCAGGTCGTGCAGGCGCTCGAGGGCGTAGTCGACGTCCAGATGCCGCCAGTGCCCCGGGTGCTCCAGCATCTCGCGACGATGACATGA